The following are encoded in a window of Flavobacterium cupriresistens genomic DNA:
- a CDS encoding saccharopine dehydrogenase family protein has translation MRSILIIGAGRSASSLIRYLLAKSESEKLHLIVADLSLALAEKKTQKHPNATPMALDIFNTAERKAAIEKASIVISMLPAHLHIEIAKDCLQFKKHLVTASYISDAMQALDEEAKKNNLIFMNEIGLDPGVDHMSAMKVIDEIRLKGGNMLLFESFCGGLVAPESDNNLWNYKFTWAPRNVVLAGQGGAAKFVQEGTYKYIPYCNLFRRTEFLEVEEYGKFEAYSNRDSLKYRSIYGLDDILTLYRGTIRRVGFSKAWNMFVQLGMTDDSYVMEDSENMSYRQFVNSFLPYHPTDSVEIKTRLILKIDQDDIMWDKLLELDLFNPNKKINLPNATPAQILEKILSDSWTLEPDDKDMIVMYHKFGYELNGEKKQIDSKMVCIGDDQTYTAMAKTVGLPVAMATLLILNGKITTPGVQLPINKEVYLPILKELEEYGVVFNEQTMPYFGYNPDLF, from the coding sequence ATGAGAAGCATTTTAATTATTGGAGCCGGTCGATCTGCCTCTTCCCTGATCCGTTATTTACTGGCAAAATCTGAAAGCGAAAAGTTACATCTTATTGTAGCCGATTTATCTTTGGCTTTGGCCGAAAAGAAGACGCAGAAACACCCGAATGCCACTCCAATGGCTTTAGATATATTTAATACTGCAGAAAGAAAAGCGGCAATAGAAAAGGCATCCATTGTAATATCGATGTTGCCGGCTCATTTGCATATTGAGATTGCAAAAGATTGTCTTCAATTTAAAAAACATCTTGTTACTGCTTCTTATATCAGCGATGCCATGCAGGCTTTGGACGAAGAAGCAAAAAAGAACAATTTAATTTTCATGAACGAAATTGGTCTTGATCCGGGAGTCGACCATATGAGCGCCATGAAAGTAATTGATGAAATCAGATTGAAAGGCGGCAATATGTTGCTTTTTGAATCTTTTTGTGGCGGATTAGTAGCACCTGAATCCGACAATAATTTATGGAATTACAAATTTACCTGGGCACCAAGAAATGTAGTTTTAGCAGGTCAGGGTGGCGCCGCCAAATTTGTACAAGAAGGCACTTATAAATATATTCCGTATTGTAATTTATTTAGAAGAACTGAATTTCTTGAAGTGGAGGAATACGGAAAATTTGAAGCATACTCCAACCGTGATTCGCTAAAATACCGTTCTATCTACGGTTTAGATGATATCCTGACTTTGTACAGAGGAACCATCAGAAGAGTTGGTTTTTCTAAAGCCTGGAATATGTTTGTACAACTGGGCATGACGGATGACAGTTATGTGATGGAAGATTCTGAAAATATGAGTTACCGTCAGTTTGTGAATTCTTTCTTGCCGTATCACCCAACCGATTCTGTTGAAATCAAAACACGACTGATCTTAAAAATTGATCAGGACGATATCATGTGGGACAAACTTTTGGAATTGGATTTATTCAATCCGAACAAAAAAATAAATCTGCCCAATGCTACTCCTGCGCAAATCTTAGAAAAAATACTTTCTGACAGTTGGACTTTAGAGCCTGACGATAAAGATATGATTGTAATGTATCACAAATTTGGATACGAACTTAATGGAGAGAAAAAACAAATTGACTCTAAAATGGTTTGTATTGGAGACGATCAGACTTATACAGCTATGGCAAAAACAGTTGGCCTGCCGGTAGCTATGGCCACCTTGTTGATTTTGAATGGAAAAATCACAACACCAGGCGTACAACTTCCTATAAACAAAGAAGTTTATTTGCCAATTTTAAAAGAATTAGAAGAGTATGGTGTCGTTTTTAACGAGCAAACCATGCCTTATTTTGGATATAACCCGGACCTATTCTAG
- a CDS encoding DUF423 domain-containing protein, which translates to MKRKIVLTGAFLGMVAIILGAFGAHLLKKWLSVDQLNTFEVGVRYQMYHAFFLFFLSTRKEIAEKTLKTIYNLTVAGVLLFSGSIYLLVTKDYTVFDSKIIVFATPLGGFLLILAWLVLFATILKKKS; encoded by the coding sequence ATGAAAAGAAAAATTGTTTTGACAGGTGCTTTTTTAGGGATGGTGGCTATTATTTTAGGTGCTTTTGGAGCTCATCTGTTAAAAAAATGGTTATCGGTCGATCAATTAAATACGTTTGAAGTTGGAGTTCGTTATCAAATGTATCATGCTTTTTTTCTGTTTTTTCTTTCAACCAGAAAAGAGATTGCCGAGAAGACTTTAAAAACAATCTACAACCTTACTGTCGCTGGTGTCCTACTGTTTAGTGGGTCTATCTATTTATTAGTTACAAAAGACTACACTGTTTTTGACTCGAAAATTATAGTATTCGCAACACCTTTGGGAGGATTTTTATTAATTCTAGCTTGGCTGGTGTTATTTGCTACTATTTTGAAGAAAAAATCATAA